A stretch of the Filimonas lacunae genome encodes the following:
- a CDS encoding RNA polymerase sigma factor, with protein sequence MSEYTSVTFDKDLLVQIAGGDETAFSILFKQVVPSLQPAVFKIVQSEEGMQEVIQEAFIRVWLHRDQLPELEKPLHWLFRVTANESYTWLRKQAIRRKHTDGYAQQLPDDGLLAVAPEILSLKETSKLVHQAVEQLPPQRKLIYQMSRNEGLKPAEIAEKLNLSPSYVRNTLVVALQSIREYLEAAGKVLPLMLWLLKK encoded by the coding sequence TTGTCGGAATATACATCGGTAACTTTTGATAAGGATTTACTCGTGCAGATAGCCGGGGGTGATGAGACAGCATTTTCGATACTGTTTAAACAGGTGGTGCCATCTTTGCAACCTGCCGTGTTTAAGATAGTGCAGTCGGAAGAAGGCATGCAGGAAGTGATCCAGGAAGCCTTTATCCGTGTATGGCTACACCGCGATCAGCTGCCGGAGCTGGAAAAGCCTTTGCATTGGCTGTTTAGGGTAACCGCCAACGAAAGTTATACCTGGTTGCGCAAACAGGCCATACGCCGCAAACATACCGATGGCTATGCGCAACAATTACCCGATGATGGTTTACTGGCAGTAGCCCCCGAAATACTTTCGCTGAAAGAAACCAGCAAGCTGGTGCACCAGGCGGTAGAGCAATTGCCGCCCCAGCGCAAGCTCATTTACCAGATGAGCCGTAATGAAGGCTTAAAGCCCGCCGAAATAGCCGAAAAGCTTAATTTATCACCCAGCTATGTACGTAATACATTGGTGGTAGCCCTGCAAAGCATTCGCGAATACCTCGAAGCTGCCGGTAAGGTATTGCCATTAATGCTTTGGTTACTAAAAAAGTAG
- a CDS encoding glycoside hydrolase family 43 protein: protein MRFIATTLLLGMGTAAGLLCSCGSSESGTQNNAGNDSAAHTANTSKYLSQPLVSHIYTADPSAHVFNGRIYVYPSHDTATGIPEDDLGSHFDMKDFHVLSMDSVGGKVTDHGVALDIKSIPWAKRQLWAPDAAFANGTYYLYFPVKDQQDVFRIGVATSNKPEGPFTPAATPIKGSYSIDPCVFKDDDGKFYMYFGGIWGGQLQRWNSNTYDSAKGNRNPEELAVLPRVAPLASDMGSFAAPVKELTITDEKGNLFKEKDNNKRFFEASWMHKYNGKYYFSYSTGDTHNLCYATGDSPYGPFTYKGVILNPVEGWTSHHSIVQKDGKWYLFYHDVQLSGKTYLRNVKVTELHYNPDGTIQTITAVTK from the coding sequence ATGAGATTTATTGCCACTACGCTTCTGTTGGGTATGGGAACCGCAGCAGGTTTACTATGCAGTTGCGGCTCTTCCGAATCCGGCACACAAAACAATGCCGGTAACGATAGTGCTGCCCACACTGCCAACACCAGTAAATATTTGTCGCAACCACTGGTAAGTCATATTTATACTGCCGATCCTTCGGCACATGTGTTCAATGGCCGCATATATGTATACCCTTCGCATGATACTGCCACGGGCATACCAGAGGATGATCTGGGCAGTCATTTTGATATGAAGGACTTTCATGTGCTATCTATGGACTCTGTAGGCGGCAAAGTAACCGATCATGGTGTGGCGCTGGATATCAAAAGTATTCCCTGGGCTAAAAGGCAGTTATGGGCGCCGGATGCGGCATTTGCCAATGGCACTTATTACCTGTATTTTCCGGTAAAAGACCAGCAGGATGTTTTTAGAATTGGCGTAGCTACCAGCAACAAACCCGAGGGCCCTTTTACACCTGCTGCAACGCCTATTAAAGGCAGCTATAGCATAGACCCCTGTGTGTTTAAAGATGATGACGGTAAGTTTTATATGTACTTTGGTGGCATATGGGGTGGCCAGCTGCAACGCTGGAACAGCAATACTTACGACAGTGCTAAAGGTAACCGTAATCCGGAAGAACTGGCTGTTTTACCGCGTGTAGCGCCACTTGCCAGCGATATGGGGAGTTTTGCTGCACCTGTAAAGGAACTAACCATCACTGACGAAAAAGGCAATTTGTTTAAAGAGAAGGATAATAATAAACGTTTCTTTGAAGCCAGCTGGATGCACAAATACAATGGTAAATATTACTTCAGTTATTCCACCGGCGATACACATAATCTTTGTTATGCAACAGGCGACAGTCCGTATGGTCCGTTTACCTATAAAGGTGTTATACTAAACCCGGTGGAAGGATGGACAAGCCACCACTCTATTGTGCAGAAAGATGGTAAATGGTACCTGTTTTACCACGATGTGCAGTTATCCGGTAAAACCTATTTACGCAATGTAAAAGTAACCGAACTGCATTATAACCCCGATGGCACTATTCAAACTATTACAGCGGTAACTAAGTAA